A region of Candidatus Methylomirabilota bacterium DNA encodes the following proteins:
- a CDS encoding MFS transporter, with the protein MGDGGAGAPGRRRPLRPLAASHRADARGRLRGLARWSLSGHIVPPAETREFRWYLGGVATWFTSFGIQSIVFPWLVAVVLKEPAQRVGIAQMAMMAPAIVFMLLGGAVADRADCRRLLLRYHLLAALAPLALAGIVSAGALGYPSLLGYGIVMGTLGAFVVPARDALLTRVVRRGRERAIAVTSAGQFICQLAGIVVAGWAGRIGAQALLVGQAIILAAGAVAVSRLAPAPSAAAHRHDEGRLAAMRDGLREVARSERIFPVIAAMLAVGVFYGGAFAVILPLIVRDVYGGGSGELALVNTCFWGGTIASTMLQIRLGALRRPGRAVLLAMVGGALVLGAMAVPGPLWAFALICLVWGIGAGVTLTQGRTIAQIEAPESHRARVLAIFQLGFAGGAPVGALGMGYLVALTGPRTAAIYPAAGMVVVLTFLFLRSALWRHTSAALPRA; encoded by the coding sequence CTGGGCGACGGGGGCGCTGGCGCTCCTGGCCGCCGTCGTCCTCTACGGCCGCTGGCTGCCTCCCATCGCGCTGATGCTCGCGGCCGGCTTCGTGGGCTGGCTCGCTGGTCTCTGAGCGGCCACATCGTTCCCCCGGCCGAGACGCGCGAGTTCCGCTGGTACCTCGGCGGCGTCGCCACCTGGTTCACCAGCTTCGGGATACAGAGCATCGTCTTCCCGTGGCTCGTCGCCGTCGTCCTCAAGGAGCCGGCCCAGCGCGTGGGCATCGCCCAGATGGCGATGATGGCGCCCGCCATCGTCTTCATGCTGCTGGGCGGCGCCGTGGCGGATCGCGCCGACTGTCGCCGCCTGCTGCTTCGCTACCACCTCCTGGCCGCGCTCGCGCCCCTCGCGCTGGCGGGCATCGTCTCTGCCGGGGCCCTCGGCTATCCCTCGCTCCTCGGCTACGGGATCGTCATGGGCACGTTGGGCGCCTTCGTGGTGCCCGCGCGCGACGCGCTCCTCACGCGCGTGGTGCGTCGAGGCCGGGAGCGCGCCATCGCCGTGACGTCGGCCGGCCAGTTCATCTGCCAGCTCGCCGGCATCGTCGTGGCGGGCTGGGCGGGGCGGATCGGGGCGCAGGCACTCCTCGTGGGCCAGGCCATCATCCTCGCCGCCGGCGCGGTCGCGGTCTCACGCCTCGCGCCCGCGCCCTCCGCCGCCGCGCACCGCCACGACGAGGGCCGGCTCGCGGCGATGCGGGACGGCCTGCGCGAGGTGGCGCGCTCCGAGCGCATCTTTCCGGTGATCGCGGCGATGCTGGCGGTAGGCGTCTTCTACGGCGGCGCGTTCGCGGTCATCCTGCCCCTGATCGTCCGCGACGTCTACGGCGGCGGCTCAGGCGAGCTGGCGCTGGTCAACACGTGCTTCTGGGGCGGGACGATCGCGTCCACCATGCTCCAGATCCGGCTGGGCGCCCTCCGCCGTCCCGGGCGCGCCGTGCTGCTCGCGATGGTCGGGGGCGCGCTCGTGCTCGGCGCGATGGCCGTGCCGGGGCCGCTCTGGGCCTTCGCGCTGATCTGCCTCGTCTGGGGAATCGGCGCCGGCGTGACGCTGACCCAGGGGCGCACCATCGCCCAGATCGAGGCACCAGAGAGCCACCGCGCCCGCGTGCTGGCCATCTTCCAGCTCGGCTTCGCCGGGGGCGCGCCCGTCGGCGCGCTCGGGATGGGCTACCTCGTGGCCCTCACCGGACCACGCACCGCGGCCATCTATCCGGCCGCGGGCATGGTCGTGGTGCTCACCTTCCTCTTCCTGCGCTCCGCCCTCTGGCGCCACACTTCCGCGGCTCTCCCCAGAGCATAG